From a single Miscanthus floridulus cultivar M001 chromosome 8, ASM1932011v1, whole genome shotgun sequence genomic region:
- the LOC136473141 gene encoding trimethyltridecatetraene synthase-like → MELSPLLLTSFAMVLAIVILRRRLKGKSSRRVYRLPPGPRPWPVIGNFNLIGALPHRSIHELSKKHGELMHLRFGSYSVVVASSAETAKLFLKTHDLLFLDRPRTAAGKHTTYDYADITWSPYGAYWRHARRICATQLFSPARLASFEHIRAEEVRSLVRSLFAAAGSGRAVPVRLGKGHLSTLSMNVITRMVLGKRLFDADDGGENAAAEGPVSSLPEFMWMTDELMLLNGVLNIGDWIPWLDWLDLQGYVRRMKRIAERFDAFLEHVLDAHSQSQQRRRERDGESFVARDMVDVLMQLADDPTFEVQIGRVGVKAFTQDLIVGGTEPVSATVEWAMSELLRKPSVFAMAAEELDRVVGRGRWVTEKDVAHLPYLQAVVKETMRVHPIAPLLPPHVAREDASVGGYDIPKGTHVLVNVWTIGRDPALWDAPEEFRPERFVGSKIDVKGQDFELLPFGSGRRMCPGYNLGVKEIQLSLANLLHGFTWRLPEGMAKEDLSMDELFGLSTTRKFPLEVVVQPRLASELYA, encoded by the coding sequence ATGGAGCTATCACCACTGTTACTCACCAGCTTTGCCATGGTGCTCGCCATCGTGATCCTCCGCCGCAGACTGAAAGGCAAGTCGTCCCGCCGTGTTTATCGCCTCCCGCCAGGTCCGAGACCATGGCCTGTCATCGGCAACTTCAACCTGATCGGCGCGCTCCCGCACCGCTCCATCCACGAGCTCTCCAAGAAGCACGGCGAGCTCATGCACCTCCGCTTCGGCTCCTACTCCGTCGTCGTCGCGTCGTCGGCCGAGACGGCCAAGCTGTTTCTCAAGACCCATGACCTGCTCTTCCTGGACCGCCCCAGGACGGCCGCCGGCAAGCACACCACCTACGACTACGCCGACATCACGTGGTCGCCCTACGGCGCGTACTGGCGCCACGCGCGCCGCATCTGCGCCACCCAGCTGTTCAGCCCCGCCCGCCTCGCGTCGTTCGAGCACATCCGCGCCGAGGAGGTGCGCTCGCTCGTGCGCAGCCTCTTCGCGGCGGCGGGTTCGGGACGCGCCGTGCCCGTGCGCCTCGGCAAGGGCCACCTGTCCACGCTCAGCATGAACGTGATCACGCGGATGGTGCTGGGCAAGcgcctcttcgacgccgacgacggcGGGGAGAACGCGGCGGCGGAGGGGCCGGTGTCGTCCCTGCCCGAGTTCATGTGGATGACGGATGAGCTGATGCTGCTCAACGGCGTGCTCAACATCGGCGACTGGATCCCATGGCTGGACTGGCTCGACCTGCAAGGGTACGTGCGGAGGATGAAGAGGATCGCGGAGAGGTTCGACGCGTTCTTAGAGCACGTCCTCGACGCGCACAGCCAGAGCCAGCAGCGTCGGCGCGAGCGCGACGGCGAGAGCTTTGTGGCGCGGGACATGGTGGACGTGCTGATGCAGCTCGCAGACGACCCCACCTTCGAGGTCCAGATCGGCCGCGTGGGCGTGAAGGCGTTCACGCAGGACCTCATCGTCGGCGGCACGGAGCCCGTGTCAGCCACCGTGGAGTGGGCCATGTCGGAGCTCCTGAGGAAACCGTCTGTcttcgccatggccgccgaggaGCTGGACCGAGTCGTCGGCCGCGGCCGCTGGGTGACCGAGAAGGACGTAGCTCATCTCCCCTACCTCCAAGCTGTTGTCAAGGAGACCATGCGCGTGCACCCCATCGCGCCGCTCCTGCCCCCGCACGTTGCCCGGGAGGACGCGTCCGTCGGCGGCTACGACATTCCCAAGGGCACACACGTCCTTGTGAACGTGTGGACTATCGGCAGGGACCCGGCTCTGTGGGACGCGCCGGAGGAGTTCAGGCCGGAGAGGTTCGTCGGGAGCAAGATCGACGTGAAAGGGCAGGATTTCGAGCTGCTGCCGTTCGGGTCCGGCCGGCGGATGTGCCCCGGTTACAACCTTGGGGTCAAGGAGATACAGCTGAGCTTGGCTAACTTACTCCACGGGTTTACTTGGAGGCTGCCGGAGGGTATGGCGAAGGAGGATCTGAGTATGGACGAACTGTTCGGGCTATCCACCACGCGCAAGTTCCCGCTCGAGGTCGTCGTACAGCCTAGGCTCGCTTCTGAACTCTATGCATGA